A genomic region of Colletotrichum destructivum chromosome 1, complete sequence contains the following coding sequences:
- a CDS encoding Putative sodium/solute symporter, sodium/glucose symporter superfamily, protein MAFSTRSDETSVVPAPLPQSVGYGVVVALGLAFAFGMMGVTSVLKRTLSEDNSKAETSVERSADPRLSILIFLQVYGGRPKVRTGLVASAVVSSWLWSTALLSCVLVTYSYGLSGAFWYGAGCSTVIVFFGYLGVVCKRRVPEAHTILEVIRIRYGNVAHLSFTFLAVVNNLLNTINMILGASAAISFLTGIHIMASTFLLPLGVVLYTLVGGIKATFLTDYIHTFIILILCCWLTLKVLMSENVGSIGGLYDLVVAAEEQHVIDGNYEGSLLTMTSQQGIFFAIILVVSNVGAVVMDTGYFLKAFAASPHAVVPGYVIGGISYFGIPWCLGTIVGMASLGLEALPVFPTYPRSMTSAEVTSGLALPYVAIAVAGKGGAVAVLLMTFMAVTSTLSAQILAVSSILTFDIYRVYFNKNAGNKEVIKWGHLGVVSFGVLAAGFTSMFHYIGVDMGWTLYMLGVLTCPGVVPLIFTITWRKQSGLAAVGSASLGMGTGLGIWLGSAYVFSGEVTISSTGETLPCMYGTLASLLSPLLYSVIISSIRSDNYNWSDFKQEKLAIDVDKTADNQARAENAKFATAADVSEVPNGEKERRWARHALWWAVATFLGHWVLWPLPIYAAKYVFSREFFTAWTVMSLLWLWSTLFVVGIYPIWDGRRHIKTVLHSLSDMVHFRF, encoded by the exons ATGGCATTTTCTACACGGTCAGACGAGACTTCCGTGGTGCCTGCTCCGCTTCCCCAGTCTGTCGGAtatggcgtcgtcgtcgctcttGGGCTCGCATTTGCGTTTG GCATGATGGGCGTCACGTCCGTTTTGAAGAGAACCCTCAGCGAAGACAACTCAAAAGCCGAGACGTCAGTTGAACGATCAGCTGATCCCAGACTCAGCATACTGATTTTCTTGCAGGTTTATGGTGGCCGACCGAAAGTCCGGACTGGCCTTGTGGCTTCCGCCGTTGTGTCG TCATGGTTGTGGAGCACAGCATTGCTGAGCTGTGTGCTTGTGACTTACAGCTACGGTCTTAGCGGTGCATTTTGGTACGGCGCAGGTTGCTCAACTGTTATTGTCTTTTTCGGCTACCTTGGAGTTGTTTGCAAGAGACGCGTTCCAGAGGCACACACCATTCTAGAAGTCATCCGCATACGATATG GTAATGTTGCACATCTGAGCTTCACTTTTCTTGCCGTGGTCAACAATCTCCTCAACACTATCAACATGATCCTGGGTGCATCGGCCGCCATTTCCTTCTT AACCGGGATACATATCATGGCTTCCACTTTCTTGTTGCCTCTCGGCGTTGTTCTCTACACACTTGTCGGGGGTATAAAGGCCAC ATTTCTCACAGACTATATACACACCTTCATCATTCTTATCTTGTGTTGCTGGCTCACACTCAAAGTCCTCATGTCCGAGAATGTAGGCTCGATTGGTGGACTCTACGATTTGGTCGTTGCCGCTGAAGAGCAGCATGTGATTGACGGCAACTATGAAGGCTCTCTTCTCACCATGACGTCGCAGCAAGGCATTTTCTTTGCCATAATTCTGGTCGTCTCCAATGTTGGAGCTGTCGTT ATGGACACCGGCTATTTTCTGAAAGCATTCGCAGCGTCGCCCCATGCTGTTGTGCCTGGATACGTTATCGGAGGTATTTCGTACTTCGGTATACCATGGTGTCTCGGTACCATTGTTGGAATGGCGTCGCTGGGTCTTGAAGCCTTGCCTGTGTTCCCAACGTACCCAAGA TCAATGACAAGTGCAGAAGTCACTAGTGGGCTCGCACTACCCTATGTGGCAATTGCGGTTGCCGGCAAAGGAGGCGCTGTTGCCGTCTTGTTGATGACATTCATGGCCGTTACGTCCACTCTATCAGCGCAGATCCTGGCTGTGTCCTCAATCCTGACGTTTGACATTTATCGAGTATACTTCAACAAAAATGCCGGTAACAAAGAAGTCATAAAATGGGGGCATCTTGGCGTCGTCTCTTTCGGTGTGCTAGCCGCTGGTTTCACTTCAATGTTTCATTACATTGGGGTTGATATGGGATGGACGCTGTATATGCTAG GCGTCCTCACATGTCCCGGGGTTGTCCCGCTCATCTTCACCATTACTTGGCGTAAGCAAAGCGGTCTTGCAGCTGTCGGCTCTGCCTCTCTCGGAATGGGTACCGGTCTCGGTATATGGCTCGGCTCTGCCTATGTTTTCTCTGGGGAGGTAACCATATCCTCGACTGGTGAAACACTGCCTTGCATGTATGGCACTTTGGCTTCACTACTCAGTCCCTTGCTCTACAGTGTAATTATCTCCTCTATCAGGTCGGATAACTACAACTGGAGCGACTTCAAGCAAGAGAAGCTTGCTATCGACGTagacaagacggccgacaATCAGGCCAGAGCAGAAAATGCAAAGTTCGCAACCGCGGCGGATGTCTCTGAGGTCCCCAACGGCGAAAAGGAACGCCGCTGGGCTCGACACGCCTTGTGGTGGGCTGTTGCAACTTTCCTTGGTCACTGGGTACTCTGGCCACTGCCCATATATGCTGCCAAATACGTTTTCAGTAGAGAG TTCTTCACTGCCTGGACAGTTATGTCATTACTGTGGCTGTGGTCAACCCTATTTGTAGTTGGTATCTACCCCATCTGGGATGGTCGGCGTCACATCAAAACAGTTCTGCACAGCCTTTCAGATATGGTTCACTTCAGATTCTAG
- a CDS encoding Putative amino acid transporter, transmembrane domain-containing protein, whose product MTDDISNTPSFGRNKGSKSKDGSDAENSQPPNPWPVNDNTMLGETSDELNDARLKQIAAQGSAHFHRLGWKRLAIVTIVEAVALGALSLPSAYHTLGMFPGVFLTITIGMLSIFTSYLVGRVKLAHPHVANYAEAGRLLFGRYGRIGYEIFGAALVLELVMVVGSHALTGSIALLDINGGHVCSIVFSAVSAIILLILAIPPSFTEVAILGYIDFVSIVAAIGITIIATGIQANKGPGGLSGVEWSAWPREGVSFSEAFVAVSNIIFAFSFAIGQFSFMDEMHTPTDYMKSIWASGGIQISIYTITGALCYAFIGPSVQSPALLSAGPLISKIAFGVALPVIFISGSINSTVALRYIHGRMYKNSHLKYINTPMGWASWIILVVIFTLIAWVIAEAIPIFSDLLSLASALFVSGFSFYIPGIMWFAILCKGKWFARENILISLGSILAFIVGIVTLVAGTYSTIVDIINETNSGSAHKPFACRSS is encoded by the exons ATGACGGACGACATCTCCAACACTCCCAGCTTCGGCCGCAACAAGGGCTCCAAGAGCAAGGACGGCTCGGACGCCGAGAACAGCCAGCCCCCCAACCCTTGGCCGGTGAACGACAACACGATGCTCGGCGAGACGAGCGATGAGCTGAACGACGCCCGGCTGAAGCAGATCGCGGCGCAGGGCAGCGCTCATTTCCACCGTCTGGGATGGAAGCGCCTGGCGATCGTgaccatcgtcgaggccgtcgccctgGGCGCCCTCAGCTTGCCCTCGGCCTACCACACGCTCGGCATGTTCCCCGGTGTTTTCCTCACCATCACTATCGGCATgctctccatcttcaccaGTTACCTCGTTGGCCGCGTCAAGCTGGCCCACCCCCACGTCGCCAACTATGCCGAGGCTGGAAGGCTCCTGTTCGGCCGGTACGGACGCATCGGATACGAAATCTTCGGAgctgccctcgtcctcgagctcgtcatGGTTGTGGGATCGCACGCCCTCACCGGCAGTATTGCGCTGCTCGACATCAACGGCGGCCACGTCTgctccatcgtcttctcggcggtgtcggccatcatcctcctcatcctcgccatcccgcCTTCGTTCACCGAGGTCGCCATCCTCGGTTACATCGACTTCGTCTCCATCGTTGCTGCTATTGGAATTaccatcatcgccaccgGAATCCAGGCTAACAAGGGCCCCGGTGGTCTTTCGGGCGTCGAATGGTCTGCTTGGCCCAGGGAGGGGGTTTCCTTCTCCGAGGCCTTTGTTGCCGTTAGCAACATCATCTTCGCCTTCAGCTTTGCCATTGGCCAATTCTCCTTCATGGACGAAATGCATACGCCTACCGATTACATGAAGTCCATCTGGGCATCCGGCGGGATCCAGATCTCCATTTACACCATCACTGGCGCCCTCTGCTACGCTTTCATTGGTCCCTCGGTTCAGTCCCCGGCTCTTCTCTCTGCCGGACCGCTCATTTCGAAGATTGCTTTTGGAGTCGCCCTCCCGgtcatcttcatctccgGTTCGATCAACTCAACTGTTGCCCTCCGATACATCCACGGTCGCATGTACAAGAACTCGCATCTCAAGTACATCAACACTCCTATGGGCTGGGCCAGCTGGATCATCCTGGTGGTTATCTTCACTCTCATCGCCTGGGTGATTGCCGAGGCCATTCCCATCTTCTCGGACCTGCTTTCGCTGGCTTCTGCCCTGTTCGTTTCCGGATTCTCGTTCTACATTCCTGGCATTATGTGGTTCGCGATCCTCTGCAAGGGCAAGTGGTTCGCCCGCGAGAACATCCTCATCAGTCTTGGAAGCATTCTGGCCTTCATCGTTGGTATTGTGACTTTGGTTGCTGGCACTTACTCGACCATTGTCGACATT ATCAACGAGACAAACTCGGGCAGTGCTCACAAGCCATTCGCATGCCGATCGTCTTAG
- a CDS encoding Putative copper amine oxidase: MSVPHPLCPLSGAEIQAAAQLIQTSWPTSVSLRFKVVTLSEPAKVKLAPYLDAKDRGLSPTQPDRRAFLAYYVRGTDLFHEAIVNLTSGKVESNTKLGANVHGNVDYDEAQMVEKIALEDTKVLTEIKKLELPEGAVVCADPWIYGSDGVNDDERLYQVFLYMRDPNNSAEPDSNHYAFPLPILPVVECNEYKIIRIDILPTGADNTIKPLSPYKPKPANEYIPESQNLRQDLKPLHVTQPQGPSFTVTPVGETGNVLEWQKWSFFVGFNQREGMVLYNVKYDGRPLFYRLSLSEMSVPYGDPRHPFHKKAAFDLGDAGAGATANNLQLGCDCLGSIQYLSGVIADDRGQPDPRENCICIHEQDAGISWKHTNYRTGRAAVVRSRELVLQSIITVSNYEYILMFIFNQAGEVTYEVRATGILSTQPIDHELDKVGTPFGTVVHPGVLAGHHQHIFSLRVDPMIDGHTNQLVYSEAHKMPRDPDWNPHGTGYEVVDTVVDKTSGLDLDFDVNRTFKITNPNSLNPVNGKPVAYKIAAPPFQKLMSDRDSFNYKRAEFADHNIYVTTHRDRELYAGGWYTNQSRGGTGVRGWSQRNETLTPESDIVVWVQFGINHVPRIEDFPVMPVEILKVHLKPVNFFDKNPALDVPPSQQSFNKSTLVQSSKAETDGCGCEAPSSKL; encoded by the exons ATGTCCGTTCCCCATCCGCTCTGCCCCCTCTCGGGTGCGGAGATTCAAGCCGCTGCCCAGTTGATCCAGACCTCTTGGCCAACTTCTGTTTCTCTTCGGTTCAAGGTGGTGACACTCAGCGAACCGGCCAAGGTGAAACTGGCGCCTTACCTGGATGCCAAAGACAGAGGCCTGTCTCCGACGCAAcctgatcgccgagctttCTTGGCATACTACGTTCGAGGAACA GACTTGTTCCACGAGGCAATTGTTAATCTGACATCAGGGAAGGTGGAGAGCAACACCAAGCTGGGGGCCAACGTCCACGGCAACGTAGACTACGATGAGGCCCAGATGGTGGAGAAGATCGCTCTCGAGGACACCAAGGTCTTGACCGAGATCAAGAAACTCGAGCTTCCGGAAGGCGCCGTTGTTTGCGCGGATCCTTGGATATACG GATCGGACGGCGTCAATGACGACGAGCGTCTCTACCAGGTCTTCCTCTACATGAGAGACCCGAACAACAGTGCCGAGCCCGACTCAAACCATTATGCGTTTCCCCTTCCTATTCTGCCCGTGGTTGAATGCAACGAGTACAAGATCATCCGCATCGACATCCTGCCAACCGGCGCGGACAACACCATCAAACCGCTGAGTCCTTATAAGCCCAAGCCTGCGAACGAGTATATCCCCGAAAGCCAAAACCTGCGCCAAGACCTCAAGCCTCTACACGTCACGCAGCCCCAAGGCCCCAGCTTCACAGTCACGCCTGTCGGGGAGACTGGTAACGTTCTTGAATGGCAGAAGTGGAGTTTCTTCGTCG GATTCAACCAGCGCGAGGGCATGGTCCTTTACAACGTCAAGTACGACGGCCGTCCGTTGTTCTACAGACTGTCCCTTTCAGAGATGAGCGTGCCCTACGGCGACCCCCGCCACCCTTTCCACAAGAAGGCCgccttcgacctcggcgatgccggtgccggcgccaccgccaacaacCTTCAGCTGGGCTGCGACTGTTTGGGGAGCATCCAGTATCTCAGCGGGGTCATCGCCGATGACCGCGGCCAGCCTGACCCCAGGGAGAACTGCATCTGCATTCACGAGCAGGACGCCGGTATCTCTTGGAAGCACACAAACTACCGGACGGGCCGTGCTGCCGTCGTCCGGTCCCGCGAGCTGGTTCTCCAGAGCATCATTACCGTGTCCAACTACGAGTACATCCTCATGTTTATCTTCAACCAAGCTGGCGAAGTGACGTACGAGGTCCGGGCTACCGGCATCTTGTCCACGCAACCCATCGACCACGAGCTGGACAAGGTAGGCACGCCTttcggcaccgtcgtccatcccggcgtcctcgccggccaccaccagcacATCTTCTCCCTCCGCGTCGACCCCATGATCGACGGCCACACAAACCAGCTGGTCTACTCGGAAGCCCACAAGATGCCGCGAGACCCCGACTGGAACCCCCACGGCACCGGGTACGAGGTTGTCGACACGGTCGTCGACAAGACGTCGGGCCTGGACCTCGACTTCGACGTGAACAGGACCTTCAAGATCACCAACCCGAACTCGCTGAAccccgtcaacggcaagccGGTGGCCTACAAGAtcgcggcgccgcccttccAGAAGCTCATGAGCGACCGCGACAGCTTCAACTACAAGCGCGCCGAGTTTGCGGATCACAACATCTACGTCACGACCCACCGCGACCGCGAGCTCTATGCCGGCGGCTGGTACACCAACCAGTcgcgcggcggcaccggcgtccGGGGCTGGTCGCAGCGCAACGAGACGTTGACGCCCGAGTCCGACATTGTGGTCTGGGTGCAGTTCGGCATCAACCACGTGCCGAGGATCGAGGACTTCCCGGTCATGCCGgtcgagatcctcaaggTGCATCTGAAGCCGGTCAACTTTTTCGACAAGAACCCGGCCCTGGACGTGCCCCCCAGCCAGCAGAGCTTTAACAAGAGCACCCTGGTGCAGTCGAGCaaggccgagaccgacggGTGTGGCTGTGAAGCACCGTCATCCAAGTTGTGA
- a CDS encoding Putative zn(2)Cys(6) fungal-type DNA-binding domain, fungal transcription factor, protein MPDASQASNSCWTCRQKRAKCDRLLPTCLRCSSLKLRCQGYDRPKKLIWTNSVASRGKMTGRVTFGADDATDKLASVGLAVPESMVVNCSAEALSEACLSSAQLSWSLIDPDLQDLSHSCRSYIRYFDMEMSKECVVYYQTSSNPFLALMPLMSKSRALFHAMVAISAFHYSHRLVINQVQAPQSDPGLVESTSLWHASHGHDWQLTQPNFSPPLRTALAHKQKALQYLKSEIDSQDVTDNDAVVAAIVLFVCMDVVEFGSRGWEYHLGGAGEILKNRRDCLENRTRKSSAWLEYFDTAYTTFGILGATLAPANGSFSRQLASLDPSLMKALRQSENQTWVGCPAELLYLISTVNSLRSDSLTSFERQTVLKELQNGLRSFSPTAWATCFSDSHYHEPRSHLAHAYKSAVEVYASHTIGTFPGENYTSRLYVDEVVRSAIIHMLSIPAEDFHVKSLVWPAFIIGAEAQPTELKNMVRAIFRNIWVSSCCYNVRNALKILEKIWARDVRDGTPMKSWLEYVWELEDSWLFL, encoded by the exons ATGCCCGACGCGTCTCAGGCCTCCAACTCGTGCTGGACTTGCCGCCAAAAGCGGGCCAAGTGTGACAGGCTTCTCCCGACTTGTCTCCGCTGCTCCTCGCTGAAGCTCCGGTGCCAGGGTTATGACCGGCCGAAGAAGCTGATTTGGACCAATAGTGTGGCTAGCAGAGGCAAAATGACGGGGAGAGTCACGTTCGGTGCGGACGATGCAACAGATAAGCTTGCATCAGTGGGTCTTGCTGTACCAGAGTCCATGGTGGTGAATTGCTCCGCGGAGGCATTGTCTGAGGCATGCCTCTCCTCGGCTCAACTATCATGGTCACTCATAGACCCCGATCTGCAGGACCTATCTCACAGTTGCAGGAGCTACATACGCTACT TTGATATGGAAATGTCCAAGGAATGCGTGGTCTACTACCAAACATCCAGCAATCCATTCTTGGCTCTGATGCCGCTTATGTCTAAAAGCCGAGCTCTCTTCCATGCAATGGTTGCAATATCGGCCTTCCACTACTCTCACCGCTTGGTTATCAATCAAGTACAGGCCCCCCAAAGCGACCCTGGACTTGTCGAATCTACTTCACTGTGGCATGCATCGCATGGCCACGACTGGCAGTTGACCCAACCAAacttctcccctcccctgcgGACGGCTTTAGCGCATAAGCAGAAAGCCTTGCAGTACCTGAAGTCTGAGATTGATAGCCAAGACGTGACAGACAACGATGCGGTGGTCGCAGCCATTGTCCTCTTCGTCTGCATGGACGTAGTGGAATTTGGTAGCCGAGGATGGGAGTACCATCTGGGAGGTGCTGGAGAGATCCTTAAAAACCGTAGAGATTGCCTCGAGAATAGGACACGCAAGTCTTCTGCCTGGTTGGAGTATTTCGACACAGCCTACACGAC GTTTGGAATTCTGGGCGCAACATTAGCACCGGCAAACGGTTCCTTTTCCCGGCAGCTCGCCTCGCTAGACCCTTCCCTTATGAAAGCCCTGCGACAATCTGAAAACCAAACCTGGGTTGGCTGCCCAGCAGAGCTGTTGTACTTGATATCGACTGTCAATTCGTTGCGTTCAGATTCTTTGACATCCTTCGAACGGCAGACCGTTCTGAAAGAGTTACAGAACGGCTTGAGGAGCTTCTCGCCCACAGCATGGGCTACGTGCTTCTCAGACTCACACTACCACGAGCCACGCTCCCATCTCGCACATGCTTACAAGTCGGCAGTTGAAGTATATGCCTCTCATACCATCGGGACATTCCCTGGTGAGAATTACACGTCAAGGCTTTACGTCGATGAGGTAGTCAGATCCGCCATAATCCACATGCTCTCGATACCAGCTGAAGATTTCCACGTCAAAAGCCTGGTATGGCCGGCGTTTATCATCGGAGCAGAGGCACAGCCCACGGAACTCAAGAACATGGTCCGAGCGATTTTCAGGAATATCTGGGTTTCCTCCTGCTGTTATAACGTCAGAAACGCACTCAAGATTTTGGAGAAGATTTGGGCGCGAGATGTCCGCGACGGCACGCCGATGAAGTCATGGTTAGAGTACGTCTGGGAGTTAGAAGACAGTTGGCTCTTTCTCTAG